The window attttcatatatttatatatttcatatatttgtataaacttACAGGTAAGGGacataattttccattaactTTTACAGCAATACTTGGGGGAAAACAATCTTCTTGTTCACATGAAGTTTCTTGTAAACAAAATCGCATTTGTATCTGAAACAATcatagtttaaattataaaatattccatacaaatttaatattatttaaaaaaaataattttcaaaatgtacCTGTACTGTATAATCCATTTTACTTCCTGCACGACAATCACGCGAACTTGCTACATCTGTTGATTGCTGTGGTGttaaatgaaacataaatgtattttcttGAAGTCGCATAGATCCTTGAGGCATTAGACTAGATGGTTTTAATAACTCAgccaataaatcaaaaaatggtAGCTTTTTAAGTCTGACATCTGGATGAACAGGATACTGACTTCTAGGTTGAATTTGTAATGGTGATGGTAAAACTTTTGGTGTATATGGATATGGATTGTAAGCTGCACTTGTTGTTTgctaaaatgttaatatattaaattaaattaaaaaagcaaaagcAATTATCTaggattaatatatgaataaatttattgattattatataaatatttatatacataaaatgttAACTTACTTGTGGTGTTACACTAGTATATCCTGATTGATATACTGGATTGGTTCTAGGTGCTTGAGGTAGTGATGCTTGATGAGCAGGTGGTAAATCTTTTCCACTAGAAACTGAAGACTGTGATTGTTGTTGCTGACTGATAGCTTGTCttcatattaattgaaaataagaaacagTATTATCAAatctaatttgtataatagattatatattatttttttagaatatattctttacattTCATACATTCTATTTGCTTTATGTATTTaccttgtataataatttctggAATGCATGTTTTGATCTATCTGTGGTTCACCAGAACTACCTGTTTGACCATACATTTGATGTGCAGCTAATTGATCAGCtctaaacaaaattttgaaaagaatgaaactaagattttattttaatgatccattgatatttgtaatcttactataaaaataataatataccatAATAGATATGGAgagaaaaatacttttcatttttactgaaataacaaacaaataaaatatataaaaatttaataaatcatgatagaaatttttaataataattaattacaaataaataattattaacattattaagcTTTATACTCActgtatagttttatatagttCACGTATTTTGAGTTGAATTGGATGAGACCTCAAACGTAACAATTCTAATGCACGACCTTGTAATTCGTTTTTTCTACCTGATTTATTTCTACCAGCAAAACCAAGAAGCATCTGAAGTTCAGACACTCGAAAACTCAATATCATATTCtgcaattagaaaattatatgcatatattttatataatatatttgtttttaaaaaaatctattattttaataaaaaaaaaatatattacaaatatatatacatatatatacatatatacatgtatatatgtatatatatatatatatatacatatatttataattaaaaaaaattaatattttaatttatattcaattataataatataaattttatataatatttattttgtattttatatgttatattggcttatatataatgaatataattgtaaaaatatggaataaaattgaagattcaGGTGTAAGGATTATACTTCATATCAgatataagttttttattttaacaaaaatcatataatatatttttatcaatatccatattgcattaaataagaatttatattaaatttgtacaataataaaataaaatttatttttataaccataaataatattatttatttaacaatatttacagaaaattcaaattttttgttattaattattaaaatatatgaaattaatcatacaaaaatattgagaatgattttaaatcataaaaattaaatgtttaggTTACCTGTGAATACGAAGATATGGACGTGTTTTGAGAGCATTATTCAGCAAACGTAACATAATTGTAAGCACAatataacgaagaaaaaatgctattgattaatcttaatatttcactgaagaaagaaaataattataagaataatgaagaaaaacgCGCTCAAAGGTGTACTAGGCGTCTAGTAATACAATTCACCGACGCAAATTATAAATCGCTGATACCCCGGATATAACCACGACAAATTCACAATGCAGACGTGCCGacttttctctaaaatttcaCACATAGTCTAACTGCACTGCACCACTTCTAATACTTCACTCACCTCTAATTCTTTGGTCTCCGCCATCTTCTTAGACGATTTTTTTTGAGAAGCCGTCTTGCTTATATTATTTCCAACTTTCAACAGAAAAATTCTCCTACCCCTTTCTTACTCGAGTTGTTTGTATCGCAACTCGcctgtatatttttcttacttttaaatgcaactattgaataatattattttatggcgcgaaattaatttttacatttcaattttaaggtcgctttaaaaaatctaacttttctaagaaaacaaaattcttgtaaaaatttttagttcaGTCGTCTGAgacgaaataattatcgatatttgacacttcgttcgttcgaaatgCGAAAAAGGATTTTCCAAGATGGCTGCTTTCGCTTCATTGGCTTGTTCAACTTTAATTTgtgtaattcaataattttgcaatatcaaaataatttcattatctactaatattagaaaaagagcaagttattcaaattttttaaaagttatgaatttaaatagttcttataattttcaattgaatctAAATAAGTGGGAAAATCTTTGAATGTATTCTGGTTATGTTTCATCTATAAGATTGCAAACATCCAACCAAATCTTTAGTATTACTTTGTAACTAACATGCAATACATTATgagatattacaaaaatataaaaaacttattatgaTATGtacacttttaaaaatataaaataatttttagattttataataaattctttaattttgttaaaatgcacgttataataaagaatcacaattatatatagaaacacGAGTGAACgatgtaaaataaaacttacaaaattttctgGAGAATCTTTATAGTAATTCATTTTTACTATattcgtaatatatttttactagaTGATGTACAATCTGATTGGATTATATCTAGGGAAAAAATACGTTTTACTGTAGATTTTATCTACATATTGtcaatcttttctttatattattttaaatatcattggtgtgttaattcatgaaaatgagccattgtatatatttataatattctttaatggaaatatatatttgcattatgTACTGATTTatcttaaacatttatttgtatcaaatttagaatgaaattatatacatatatatatatatataatgcgtgtgtataaatatatatgtgagatatatgtgtgtatagatatatatatatatatatatattatatatagaaagatataCTATGACAATTCAAAACATGGCTAccatgtgaaaaataaattagtcgCATTACAGTTTGtaaacaaatttctatttagtTTTTACGATAGTTTTGTTTCGTGTTAACAGCGAAACTTAACAgccgtaaaaaaatatatttcttcaatgaaatttataaaaagtttctgAGAATTTCGGAAGTGAAATATTCGTGTTTTTAAAAGTTCCAGTTACAATTTGATGTCTATTTAATGATCTAACggatttctgaaaaataaaaatatttctgtattttaaTGTTCTTCGTGGTTGTGAAACAATATATCtttcaaatgaatattaaataatggtaaccttactttataatttaaagaaaattctaaaatataataaaataaaagtaatttaataaatgtatttggaattaatttatttaagaataaaaatgataattaattatacaattatatacctCCATATGTaagttaaaaacaataaataatttatatgttttgaCTGAAGAACTTAAcctattttttagatatacatCTAGTTAAACATATCgacaaataaacaattatatattcaaaaattattatataaatttgtgctAAAGTGTTaataaacaagaaagaaaattattctttgttaatatcataagtaatataaaaatatgcatttaaaaatatatttttaaccaaatctgttttttaaaaaggTAATAAATTTTGCTACATTATGGAtagtaatttgtaaataaattatttttattatttctaatattaattaaatatttattattattacagattatacatgttaaaatattaaataaaatatttatgtgatAAAGATTCTATGAATAATAGTGTATtacattatttgtaaattgacCTCAATGGATTCCATTGAATTTGATGCAATTATAAGACATCCAAGAACTATAATTCATATAGATGTTGATTGTTTCTATGCTCAAGTAGAGATGCTAAGACATCCAGAGCTAGAAAATAAACCATTAGGAgtacaacaaaaaaatatggtaGTGACAAGCAATTATATAGCACGTGaatatggaattaaaaaatgtatgtcGGTACAAGAAGCTTTAAGGTTATGCCCAGGGCTGGCCTTGGTAAATGGTGaagatttaacaaattatcgtCACTTTTCTACCAAAATATTGGAGATATTACATCAGTTTACTCCATTAGTTGAAAGACTGGGTTTTGATGATAACTTTATGGATGTAACATCTATTGTACAAAAATACATGAATTCTGGAAATAattcagaattaaatataaatatttctatggaAGATGAAAATCCAGTTGGTGAAATATTTGGAGCTTCTGAAGAAGAATGTCCTTGTGGTTGTCATGCTCGATTAATTATTGCTTCCAAAATTGCAGCAGAAATAAGAGAacgaatttataaagatttgcATGTTACATGCAGTGCAGGAATAGCACATAATAAACTTTTAGCAAAACTGGTAGGATCATTGCATAAACCAAATCAACAAACACTTATATTCCCATGCAGTGCTCCTAtgttattatctaatataGGATCTGTATCTAAAATACCAGGTGTAGGACAAAAGACTACACAATTATTAAtgtctaataatataaagacaaTAGATGATTTACGCAAAACATCTTTAGAAActttggaaatgaaaattggCATTGATCTagcaagaaaattaaaagataatgcTGAAGGTATCGATGAAACTGTAGTAAAACCAACAGGGAAAAAGCAGTCTATAGGTTTAGAAGATGGATTCAAAAGTGTTTCATTAGTAGCAGAAGTAGAATCGCGATTAGGGGCACTTTTAAGAAGATTAACAGAATTAGCCATGGAAGATGGAAGAATCCCAGTTGCTATGAGATTAACAGTTAGAAAgcatgattttaataaatcaagttCGGGTAAAAGAGAAACTCGGCAATGTGCTTTACCAAAACACTTACTGCCTTCTTCAAAATCTGGTGTTTATGATCATGCTAAAATGTTAACACTagcaatgaaattatttcatcgtaCTGTTGATGTTTCTAAACCATTCCATTTAACTCTTCTAGGAGTTGCTTTCAcgaaattcgaagaaagatcTTCCGGAAAAAATAGTATTACGTCTTTTTTACGAAAACAAGTTGCAGTTCAGTCTGTTTTAGATATAAGCTCAGAAGAAGGTATTTCCGATATTAATCTCGGGTCGCCAATGAGTGTGAATCAAGATAGTAATGATGGTTCTGCAATGAGTACCACTTCATCTCCAATTTCGAAATCAATAGGTA is drawn from Apis mellifera strain DH4 linkage group LG5, Amel_HAv3.1, whole genome shotgun sequence and contains these coding sequences:
- the LOC551219 gene encoding DNA polymerase iota, translated to MDSIEFDAIIRHPRTIIHIDVDCFYAQVEMLRHPELENKPLGVQQKNMVVTSNYIAREYGIKKCMSVQEALRLCPGLALVNGEDLTNYRHFSTKILEILHQFTPLVERLGFDDNFMDVTSIVQKYMNSGNNSELNINISMEDENPVGEIFGASEEECPCGCHARLIIASKIAAEIRERIYKDLHVTCSAGIAHNKLLAKLVGSLHKPNQQTLIFPCSAPMLLSNIGSVSKIPGVGQKTTQLLMSNNIKTIDDLRKTSLETLEMKIGIDLARKLKDNAEGIDETVVKPTGKKQSIGLEDGFKSVSLVAEVESRLGALLRRLTELAMEDGRIPVAMRLTVRKHDFNKSSSGKRETRQCALPKHLLPSSKSGVYDHAKMLTLAMKLFHRTVDVSKPFHLTLLGVAFTKFEERSSGKNSITSFLRKQVAVQSVLDISSEEGISDINLGSPMSVNQDSNDGSAMSTTSSPISKSIGTNNQNTDDDLLNEIEPLPKKTRLEVWLSGRRESPSNEMADLRLSPSSPMQLSPKIDAAVLKSLPIDIQREVTRSWPTTSKPKPNNILKYFIANK